A region from the Sandaracinus amylolyticus genome encodes:
- the pdxH gene encoding pyridoxamine 5'-phosphate oxidase, with product MSSPVPDPIALFLETRSRAEPNEPWDAVACALATADAKGRPSARFVLVKEVDADGFWFYTNEQSQKGKDLDANPWASLCFFWPSVHTQFRIEGPVEKASAARSDAYFASRPRISQVGAWASDQSRPIASRETLTDRVRQLEAQFEGKPVPRPPHWGGYRVIPQIVEHWVEGDYRLHDRFRYERQEDGTWRATRLAP from the coding sequence ATGAGCTCGCCCGTGCCCGATCCGATCGCCCTCTTCCTCGAGACCCGCTCGCGCGCCGAGCCGAACGAGCCGTGGGACGCCGTCGCGTGCGCGCTCGCGACCGCCGACGCGAAGGGCCGCCCCAGCGCGCGCTTCGTGCTCGTGAAGGAGGTCGATGCGGACGGCTTCTGGTTCTACACGAACGAGCAGAGCCAGAAGGGCAAGGACCTCGACGCGAACCCGTGGGCCTCGCTCTGTTTCTTCTGGCCGAGCGTGCACACCCAGTTCCGCATCGAGGGCCCGGTCGAGAAGGCGAGCGCGGCGCGCAGCGACGCGTACTTCGCGTCGCGCCCGCGGATCTCGCAGGTGGGCGCGTGGGCGAGCGATCAGAGCCGCCCGATCGCGTCGCGCGAGACGCTCACGGATCGCGTGCGGCAGCTCGAGGCGCAGTTCGAGGGCAAGCCGGTGCCGCGCCCGCCGCACTGGGGCGGTTATCGCGTGATCCCGCAGATCGTCGAGCACTGGGTCGAGGGCGACTATCGCCTCCACGATCGCTTCCGCTACGAGCGCCAGGAGGACGGCACCTGGCGCGCGACGCGCCTCGCTCCTTGA
- a CDS encoding patatin-like phospholipase family protein yields MVGRGADVLVLDARGDGLPLCRDAHERLFGRGALSGPVLPDRTIAVVDPGADGASAAFELGRRGVGQVLVAPELHDLFARVDAILAGRGRGRIALCLAGGGIEGLLWELGVLRALETCLVDRSLVDLDFFCGISAGSILGALLANGIGPDEILRALTGQGSARLEPIRRYELFDPDIGEVARRLAGLVRELLRGGAGPRGAVSSLARAVPPAVFAGKRLERWLERQLTSPGMSNRFSGLRRPLYVGATDQDTSEAMLFGAKTTPEVPVHLAARASSALVPFYAPVRIGNRWYVDGAFSRTTNMRVAVDEGATLVILVDPLVPVRAPTPGHVRARGGIYGTMQGLKALINGRFDKAVHAIRAMYPDVAFHLFRPEQDDMRVLAGSPMKVFYRREIEEIAYRTTLEQIATQHPTLSRDFALHGVRFRLPASAPRQVVPQDEEERALFDLEALGIEPGHVG; encoded by the coding sequence GTGGTCGGGCGCGGCGCCGACGTCCTGGTGCTCGACGCGCGGGGCGACGGGCTCCCGCTTTGCCGCGACGCGCACGAGCGGCTGTTCGGGCGCGGCGCGCTCTCGGGCCCGGTGCTGCCGGATCGCACGATCGCGGTCGTGGATCCCGGGGCGGATGGGGCGAGCGCGGCGTTCGAGCTCGGACGGCGCGGGGTGGGGCAGGTGCTCGTCGCGCCCGAGCTGCACGATCTCTTCGCGCGCGTCGACGCGATCCTCGCGGGGCGCGGCCGCGGGCGCATCGCGCTCTGCCTCGCGGGCGGGGGCATCGAGGGGCTGCTCTGGGAGCTCGGCGTGCTGCGCGCGCTCGAGACGTGCCTCGTCGATCGCTCGCTGGTCGACCTCGACTTCTTCTGCGGGATCAGCGCGGGGTCGATCCTCGGCGCGCTGCTGGCGAACGGGATCGGGCCGGACGAGATCCTCCGCGCGCTCACCGGGCAGGGCAGCGCGCGTCTCGAGCCGATCCGGCGCTACGAGCTCTTCGATCCCGACATCGGCGAGGTCGCGCGCCGGCTCGCCGGGCTCGTCCGCGAGCTGCTGCGCGGCGGCGCGGGGCCGCGCGGGGCGGTCTCGTCGCTCGCGCGCGCGGTGCCGCCGGCGGTGTTCGCGGGCAAGCGCCTCGAGCGATGGCTCGAGCGGCAGCTGACGTCGCCGGGCATGTCGAACCGCTTCTCCGGCCTGCGCCGTCCGCTCTACGTGGGCGCGACCGATCAGGACACGTCGGAGGCCATGCTCTTCGGCGCGAAGACGACGCCCGAGGTGCCGGTGCACCTCGCGGCGCGCGCGAGCTCGGCGCTCGTGCCGTTCTACGCGCCGGTGCGCATCGGGAACCGCTGGTACGTCGACGGAGCGTTCTCGCGCACGACGAACATGCGCGTCGCGGTGGACGAGGGCGCGACGCTGGTGATCCTCGTCGACCCGCTCGTCCCGGTCCGTGCGCCGACGCCCGGCCACGTGCGCGCGCGGGGCGGCATCTACGGCACGATGCAGGGCCTCAAGGCGCTCATCAACGGGCGCTTCGACAAGGCAGTGCACGCGATCCGCGCGATGTATCCCGACGTCGCGTTCCACCTCTTCCGGCCCGAGCAGGACGACATGCGCGTGCTCGCGGGCTCGCCGATGAAGGTGTTCTACCGGCGCGAGATCGAGGAGATCGCGTACCGCACGACGCTCGAGCAGATCGCGACGCAGCACCCGACGCTCTCGCGCGACTTCGCGCTGCACGGCGTGCGCTTCCGCCTGCCCGCGTCGGCGCCGCGGCAGGTCGTGCCGCAGGACGAGGAGGAGCGCGCGCTCTTCGATCTCGAGGCGCTCGGCATCGAGCCGGGTCACGTCGGCTGA
- a CDS encoding PolC-type DNA polymerase III, with the protein MSWDEPLSRVALAFLDLEMTGCDPANDRICEVAIHRVVGGEVVDRVVSLIDPGVSVGASVEVHGITDAMLAGAPLLEALSARIGEVLEGAVVIGHAIAFDLAFLRAAVARGELAWAPEVAIDTRGLAQRALRVGSASLAALAQDLALPRPTHRAEPDVLATRALFDAICEVLRPETARHLLLAQDVGGRATLRGDVEATLRDAHAQGRAVRVCYRVPGRRAIEDLFDVWALEPPRVEGWLHDKQVQRALRGDRLLWVEATDEPVARTAPAGWTPTIPRRDV; encoded by the coding sequence GTGAGCTGGGACGAGCCGCTGTCGCGGGTGGCGCTCGCGTTCCTCGACCTCGAGATGACGGGGTGCGATCCCGCGAACGATCGGATCTGCGAGGTCGCGATCCATCGCGTCGTCGGCGGCGAGGTCGTGGATCGCGTGGTGTCGCTGATCGATCCCGGCGTGAGCGTCGGCGCGTCGGTGGAGGTCCACGGGATCACCGACGCGATGCTCGCGGGCGCGCCCCTGCTCGAGGCGCTCTCGGCGCGCATCGGCGAGGTGCTCGAGGGCGCGGTCGTGATCGGGCACGCGATCGCGTTCGATCTCGCGTTCCTGCGTGCAGCGGTCGCGCGCGGTGAGCTCGCGTGGGCGCCCGAGGTCGCGATCGACACGCGGGGCCTCGCGCAGCGCGCGCTGCGCGTCGGGAGCGCGTCGCTCGCGGCGCTCGCACAGGATCTCGCGCTGCCTCGACCGACGCATCGCGCCGAGCCCGACGTGCTCGCGACGCGCGCGCTCTTCGACGCGATCTGCGAGGTGCTCCGGCCCGAGACCGCGCGGCATCTCTTGCTCGCGCAGGACGTCGGCGGGCGCGCGACGCTGCGCGGCGACGTGGAGGCGACGCTGCGCGACGCGCACGCGCAGGGTCGCGCGGTGCGCGTGTGTTATCGGGTGCCGGGGCGACGCGCGATCGAGGATCTCTTCGACGTGTGGGCGCTCGAGCCGCCGCGCGTCGAGGGCTGGCTCCACGACAAACAGGTGCAGCGCGCGCTGCGCGGCGATCGGCTGCTCTGGGTCGAGGCGACCGACGAGCCCGTCGCGCGCACCGCGCCGGCGGGATGGACGCCGACGATCCCGCGCCGCGATGTGTAG
- a CDS encoding cold-shock protein produces MASGTVKWFNNAKGWGFIRQDEGPDVFVHYSQITGDGFRTLREGQIVQFELKQGPKGPLAEGVKRVD; encoded by the coding sequence ATGGCAAGCGGTACTGTCAAGTGGTTCAACAATGCCAAAGGCTGGGGCTTCATCCGTCAGGACGAGGGCCCGGACGTGTTCGTCCACTACTCGCAGATCACCGGTGACGGGTTCCGCACGCTGCGCGAGGGCCAGATCGTTCAGTTCGAGCTGAAGCAGGGTCCTAAAGGACCCCTCGCCGAGGGTGTGAAGCGCGTCGACTGA
- a CDS encoding helical backbone metal receptor, which yields MIEIDALGREVVVAREPRRVVSLVPSETESVVAMVGLERLVARTEYCEEPRGCIESIATIGGTKNVDVDAVCALAPDLVLANQEENSQRDVEALIARGVNVFVSFPCTVAAALAHLETTARLLYVEPSRVPEIDALRVALSRAEANVRARPVRVFAPIWKDPWMTFDGRTYASDLVRLAGGVNVFADRARRYPLAADLGRAEAKPTTRDTRYPRFELAEVETRAPERVLLPDEPYRFGETEKRELEAPGRRVELICGKDLFWYGVRAAGALERLAARLSS from the coding sequence GTGATCGAGATCGACGCGCTGGGGCGCGAGGTCGTCGTCGCGCGCGAGCCGCGGCGCGTGGTGTCGCTGGTGCCGAGCGAGACCGAGTCCGTCGTCGCGATGGTCGGGCTCGAGCGGCTCGTCGCGCGCACCGAGTACTGCGAGGAGCCGCGGGGCTGCATCGAGTCCATCGCGACGATCGGCGGGACGAAGAACGTCGACGTCGACGCGGTGTGCGCGCTCGCGCCCGACCTCGTGCTCGCGAACCAGGAAGAGAATTCGCAGCGCGACGTCGAGGCGCTGATCGCGCGCGGCGTGAACGTGTTCGTCTCGTTCCCGTGCACGGTCGCGGCGGCGCTCGCGCATCTCGAGACGACGGCGCGTCTGCTCTACGTCGAGCCCTCGCGCGTGCCCGAGATCGATGCGCTGCGTGTCGCGCTCTCGCGCGCCGAGGCGAACGTGAGGGCGCGGCCGGTGCGCGTGTTCGCGCCGATCTGGAAGGACCCGTGGATGACGTTCGACGGGCGCACGTACGCGAGCGATCTCGTGCGGCTCGCGGGCGGCGTGAACGTGTTCGCCGATCGCGCGCGTCGTTATCCGCTCGCTGCGGATCTCGGGCGCGCGGAGGCGAAGCCCACGACGCGCGACACGCGCTATCCGCGCTTCGAGCTCGCCGAGGTCGAGACGCGCGCGCCCGAGCGCGTCTTGTTGCCCGACGAGCCGTACCGCTTCGGCGAGACGGAAAAGAGAGAGCTCGAGGCGCCCGGAAGGCGCGTCGAGCTCATCTGCGGAAAGGACCTCTTCTGGTACGGCGTGCGCGCCGCGGGAGCGCTCGAGCGTCTCGCGGCGCGCCTTTCGTCCTAG